The genomic region CCCGTCCGGCTGCGGCAAGTCGACGCTCCTGCGCCAGGTGAGCGGGCTCGACCGGCCCGACGCCGGATCCATCCGCATCGACGGCACGCCCGTCGACGAAGTCGACCAGCGCTCCGCGGTCGCGTTCCAGGAGCCGCGGCTGCTGCCGTGGCGGACCATCCGCGCCAACGTGCGCCTCGGCCTGCCGCGCGACGTCGAGCGCGCCGAGGGCGACGCCCGCGTGCGCGACCTCCTCGACCTCACGGGCCTCGCCGAGGCGGCCGACCTCCGTCCCCGGCAGGTCTCCGGCGGCATGGCCCAGCGCGCCTCGCTCGCCCGCGCGCTCGCCCGGCGGCCCCGCGTCCTCGTGCTCGACGAGCCGTTCGGCGCGCTGGACGCCCTCACGCGCCTCCGCATGCAGGACCTGCTGCTCGACGTGCACGCCGCGATCCCCACCACCGTCCTCCTCGTCA from Clavibacter michiganensis subsp. insidiosus harbors:
- a CDS encoding ABC transporter ATP-binding protein, which produces MTAVADTTPPAAVPALPAAGAVQLRGVGRTFPVAGAGATRVVLRDVDIDLAAGDVVAILGPSGCGKSTLLRQVSGLDRPDAGSIRIDGTPVDEVDQRSAVAFQEPRLLPWRTIRANVRLGLPRDVERAEGDARVRDLLDLTGLAEAADLRPRQVSGGMAQRASLARALARRPRVLVLDEPFGALDALTRLRMQDLLLDVHAAIPTTVLLVTHDVDEALHLADRVVLLGPDPADGAAPGAPVRRVLEVPGARPRDRGDATLAALRAELLEGLDVPGHRAR